In a single window of the Podospora pseudocomata strain CBS 415.72m chromosome 2 map unlocalized CBS415.72m_2, whole genome shotgun sequence genome:
- the CDC8 gene encoding Thymidylate kinase (COG:F; BUSCO:EOG09261F9G; EggNog:ENOG503P2YY) → MPQQLPAGTRQAICYCTSRLPSLPSFQMLLRSSGFGPFRHKPTSPHPTDERHLYLSSSPFTMTSANDGNTKPTRGALIVLEGLDRSGKTTQVKLLEQRFVELGKSVKVMRFPDRTTPIGQMINSYLTSQTTMSDHVIHLLFSANRWEAASLITSLLSHGTTVICDRYYYSGIVYSAAKHNPLLPLSWARSPEVGLPRPDLVLFLDLDEQEAKKRGGWGGEVYERAEMQRRVRELFWGLSLGKIVGAPHSALECAPGEGAGTKGGGEEEVAVGPPSAQTPDISGGVEHRFRQEEEDLHVVDASASVEEVAEGVWKVVRDRVEAVERGEVGKVVRRVS, encoded by the exons ATGCCGCAGCAGCTGCCAGCTGGCACCCGTCAAGCCATCTGCTACTgcacttccaggttgccaaGCCTTCCAAGCTTCCAGATGCTCCTCAGAAGCTCTGGCTTTGGGCCTTTCCGTCATAAGCcgacctcacctcaccccaCGGACGAACGACATTTGTATCTGTCCTCGAGTCCATTCACAATGACATCAGCAAACGATGgcaacaccaaacccacccgGGGCGCCCTTATCGTCCTGGAAGGCCTGGACCGGTCAGGCAAGACAACCCAGGTCAAGCTTTTGGAGCAGCGGTTTGTCGAACTGGGCAAATCCGTAAAAGTGATGCGCTTTCCCG ACCGCACAACCCCGATTGGCCAGATGATTAACTCATACCTGACTTCCCAAACAACCATGTCGGACCACGTGATTCACCTGCTTTTCTCGGCCAACCGCTGGGAAGCCGCGTCGCTCATCACCTCGTTGCTGTCGCATGGCACGACAGTCATCTGCGACCGCTACTACTACAGCGGCATCGTCTACTCGGCCGCCAaacacaacccccttttACCGCTCTCGTGGGCTCGCTCGCCAGAGGTCGGGCTCCCCAGACCAGATTTGGTCTTGTTCCTGGACCTGGACGAGCaagaggccaagaagaggggaggctggggaggtgaggtgtaCGAGAGGGCCGAGATGCAGAGGAGGGTGAGAGAGTTGTTTTGGGGTTTGAGCTTGGGAAAGATCGTGGGGGCGCCGCATTCTGCTCTGGAGTGTGCCCCTGGTGAAGGTGCAGGCaccaaaggaggaggagaggaggaagttgcTGTCGGTCCACCCAGCGCACAAACACCGGATATCAGTGGAGGGGTCGAGCACCGGTTCagacaagaggaggaggacttgCATGTGGTAGATGCCAGTGCgagtgtggaggaggttgccgaAGGCGTGTGGAAGGTGGTCAGGGACAGagtggaggcggtggaacGGGGCGAGGTCGGGAAGGTGGTGCGAAGAGTGTCATGA
- the GCH1 gene encoding GTP cyclohydrolase 1 (COG:H; EggNog:ENOG503NVRA) has protein sequence MVQFVSPSRSQSPSGASSAGEPRRTKRSKGKDGSSSKKKRPSAADDQDGDDTKASGNGTSVRQNAERRSSMSKPARDFRDQPEPTPKKKKRKTSTSSAAVPEPAIAPTPEEAGETSTRSPSPLIDFDGLSRPSRGTRERLDESPEQKELRMEKMKGAVRTLLECIGEDPDREGLLATPERYAKAMLFFTKGYQENVRDIVNGAIFQEGHNEMVIVKDIEVFSMCEHHLVPFNGKMHIGYIPSNAVIGISKLPRIAELFARRLQIQERLTKEVAHAIMEVLKPQGVAVVMESSHLCMVMRGVEKTTTSTITSCVLGCFERKEKTRNEFLSLIGVNRR, from the coding sequence ATGGTTCAGTTCGTATCGCCCTCTCGCAGCCAGAGCCCCTCGGGTGCCTCGTCCGCTGGCGAACCCCGGCGCACCAAAAGGTCCAAGGGCAAggatggcagcagcagcaagaagaagcgccCCAGCGCCGCCGACGaccaagatggagatgacACCAAGGCCAGCGGCAACGGCACCAGCGTCCGTCAGAACGCCGAGAGACGTTCCAGCATGAGCAAGCCGGCCCGCGACTTCCGGGACCAGCCCGAACCCacgccaaagaagaagaagagaaagacatCGACCTCGTCGGCGGCCGTCCCTGAGCCCGCCATCGCTCCGACACCGGAAGAGGCTGGCGAGACGTCGACCCGCTCGCCGAGCCCCCTCATCGACTTTGACGGCCTCTCCCGCCCCAGCCGCGGCACTCGGGAGAGGTTAGACGAGTCCCCCGAGCAGAAGGAGCTGCGCatggagaagatgaaggGCGCCGTCCGCACCCTCCTCGAGTGCATCGGCGAGGATCCCGACAGGGAGGGTCTCCTGGCCACGCCCGAGCGCTACGCCAAAGCCATGCTCTTCTTCACAAAGGGCTACCAGGAAAACGTGCGAGACATTGTCAACGGCGCCATCTTCCAGGAAGGCCACAACGAGATGGTCATCGTCAAGGACATTGAGGTGTTCAGCATGTGCGAGCACCACCTGGTGCCCTTCAACGGCAAGATGCACATTGGCTACATCCCGTCCAACGCCGTCATTGGCATCTCGAAGCTGCCGCGCATCGCCGAGCTGTTTGCCCGCCGACTGCAGATCCAGGAGCGCCTGACCAAGGAGGTGGCGCACGCCATCATGGAGGTGCTCAAACCCCAGGGTgtggccgtggtgatggAGTCGAGCCATCTGTGCATGGTcatgaggggggtggaaaagacgacgacgagcaccatcaccagctgCGTCCTGGGGTGCTTTGaaaggaaggagaagacgagAAACGAGTTTCTGAGTCTGATTGGCGTCAACCGCCGGTAA
- a CDS encoding uncharacterized protein (EggNog:ENOG503P2XI; COG:J; BUSCO:EOG09264VRO), producing MNSTPNKKRTADGASVQSPALKRRKASTMSISSIPGSAHPLRQTSFPPPDDLAGARSPSVDFDAMSHVSGSQVSMSVTGPPKKKRGRKSKADKARERTPSVVGGTAKSTAGPGGSVVSGAGGKSTAPGAAGGAGEDGDGDEEGDTEVAATGAALTKEQKEEEHRQRGMLIGAFNDEQFDRFENWRAANLSKAAVRRLVNATISQSVAENVVIGMRAVAKVFIGDIIESARRVQGEWIDKTGEKQTDLPTPPATAVPSPAATGEGSGVPHSGQLGLADNTASNTAAPVEERRGPLRPEHIREAIRRYKTGLEGGGVGMQQIWHQQQQSGVERFPTRTGGRKIFR from the exons ATGAACAGCACTCCCAACAAAAAGCGCACCGCCGATGGCGCCAGCGTCCAGTCGCCCGCTCTCAAACGACGCAAAGCCTCCACCATGTCCATCTCGTCCATCCCCGGATCTGCCCATCCGCTTCGCCAAACCTCGTTCCCCCCGCCAGACGACCTTGCTGGTGCGCGATCCCCTTCGGTCGATTTTGATGCCATGAGCCACGTTTCGGGCAGTCAAGTCAGCATGAGCGTCACCGGCccccccaagaagaagcgcgGCCGCAAGTCAAAGGCCGATAAGGCACGCGAACGAACTCCCTCGGTAGTTGGCGGAACCGCCAAATCAACTGCTGGCCCTGGCGGCAGTGTGGTGTCCGGTGCCGGCGGAAAGAGCACTGCACCCGGCGCCGCGGGGGGTGCAGGTGAGGACGGagacggcgacgaggagggggacaCAGAGGTGGCCGCTACTGGCGCTGCCTTGACCAAAGaacaaaaggaggaggaacataGACAGAGGGGTATGTTGATCGGCGCCTTCAACGACGAACAATTTGACAGATTCGAAAATTGGCGAGCCGCCAACTTGAGTAAGGCTGCCGTGAGGAGA CTTGTCAATGCTACCATCTCGCAGTCCGTAGCAGAGAACGTTGTGATTGGCATGCGTGCTGTGGCCAAGGTCTTTATCGGCGACATCATCGAGAGTGCCCGCAGGGTGCAAGGGGAGTGGATTGACAAGACAGGGGAGAAACAGACGGATTTACCCACGCCGCCTGCCACGGCTGTTCCATCACCGGCCGCTACCGGAGAAGGCAGCGGTGTGCCTCATTCTGGACAGCTGGGGCTTGCCGACAACACGGCCAGCAACACAGCCGCACCTGTCGAGGAGAGGCGTGGTCCGCTAAGACCAGAGCACATCAGGGAAGCCATACGTCGCTACAAGACAGGCTTGGAAGGCGGCGGAGTCGGTATGCAGCAGATTTggcatcagcaacagcagagcGGCGTTGAACGATTTCCCACGAGGAcaggagggaggaagatcTTTCGTTAG
- a CDS encoding uncharacterized protein (EggNog:ENOG503PQQE), producing MYSPGHIMASQTPTRAGSCAADGGSPKLSVPSSGELEEHESGPSTPARKKVVFSSQNLRYNKKILKQARERNRASSDRGSGRARSRSRSPQKQKQVALVEQGDAHEQFKNKLQPRGPSKSPAPVAFRTASYFGIRGGPTYSRPEVGTGLHQHRQSPDNESHLSSTSATKKRNLEAPPEIFPAPKRRLLPHFLRSSSPSPHVSHRQYERIALENSEDELGQLDELADPSPRPTRRLILPTSSPSWARKSPVHQSRSPQRQRPSTSTGSTAATDDGKQVARASHNSHGHENGELPLLVSNARHVTPPSRAGVPRHEKAVSAWRLASPPKVNIKQVPEPEVVMVDSDNTSDQSGNGDARSEDDFRIQGETQRRFKRAKGAKTEQEVRGKQPRTVEETAIPVPTLPNGEFRQRDTCKSVNDKAAKPSETSPITICGERHYSQWTGTWDGEARRIPGAGALFPEGYEPRINEPYPWVCPIRDCQTVFPEAWALGGHFSASHRALLLNDNRDGTMSILGKRKLPDPMTGRMPALVISRQPLDPATAPPKAPPRQPGRRMKTEKRVPLSDVTPKRPKETPVPVPNPYNTPGRRSNSFLVVDLPARSNTSSRHFHVPDQHAKIPLHDKSTPTASSGLHSSKETRPTEAPNTRPSKGGFSGASGSDEAIFALPTRKSLKGKSGVPVSSRAARAQVSQECLTKAGVGGTAQGLRESITSTRKSGRLSKSMSLTRPTQQASERPAQAVSGSKHSAAKRSPSTASKTSKSTPASVGARPQRSGMGALPLSSASSSASSPSRGVVPPYTMSDWEIAPGRIRVGTGDKSENVAVSSTYLAHSSMSALPLTPTISFQLLTIQPGSSVHWRPSTAPGSVQEEEPRTRVCSVAQGIVKVKLCGQEFSLGPNGMFKVPAGENCELGSVCYGGAVVHITCVNEGEEY from the exons ATGTACAGTCCCGGCCACATCATGGCTTCTCAGACGCCTACGAGAGCCGGTAGTTGCGCCGCCGACGGTGGCAGTCCAAAACTCTCTGTTCCTTCTTCTGGGGAGCTGGAAGAACATGAGTCTGGTCCATCAACGCCAGCACGCAAGAAGGTTGTTTTTAGCAGCCAGAACCTGAGGTATAACAAAAAGATCTTGAAGCAGGCCCGTGAGAGGAACAGGGCCAGCAGCGACAGAGGCAGCGGCCGTGCCCGGAGTAGGAGCAGAAGCCCACAGAAGCAGAAACAAG TCGCCTTGGTAGAACAAGGCGACGCGCATGAACAGTTCAAAAACAAGCTGCAGCCTCGGGGCCCTTCCAAATCACCAGCTCCTGTTGCTTTTCGGACGGCATCTTATTTTGGGATCAGGGGTGGGCCAACCTATTCCAGACCAGAGGTAGGAACTGGTCTTCACCAGCACCGGCAAAGCCCTGACAACGAATCTCATCTCTCCTCAACAAGCGCCACCAAGAAACGGAACCTCGAAGCCCCCCCTGAAATCTTCCCAGCTCCCAAACGAAGATTGCTTCCACATTTCTTGCGgtcttcatctccatctccgcaCGTGTCGCATCGTCAATATGAGCGCATCGCCCTCGAAAACAGCGAAGACGAACTTGGTCAACTAGATGAGCTAGCTGAtccaagcccaaggccaaCCAGAAGACTCATTCTACCAACCTCTAGTCCTTCTTGGGCCAGAAAGTCACCAGTGCACCAATCCCGCTCTCCACAACGACAACGGCCCTCTACCAGCACCGGCTCAACAGCCGCGACAGATGACGGGAAACAAGTTGCTCGTGCCTCGCATAACTCCCACGGGCATGAAAATGGCGAGCTTCCCTTGTTGGTTTCGAACGCGAGACATGTCACGCCGCCCTCACGAGCTGGAGTTCCCCGACATGAAAAGGCGGTCTCTGCGTGGCGGTTGGCGAGCCCACCCAAGGTCAACATTAAACAAGTGCCTGAGCCAGAAGTTGTCATGGTAGACAGTGACAATACCAGCGATCAAAGCGGCAATGGCGATGCAAGGTCAGAAGACGATTTTCGCATTCAAGGCGAAACACAGCGGCGGTTCAAAAGGGCCAAAGGGGCCAAGACCGAGCAGGAGGTTAGAGGTAAGCAACCGCGGACAGTGGAAGAGACAGCTATCCCTGTTCCCACTCTCCCGAATGGTGAGTTTCGACAACGGGATACCTGCAAGAGCGTCAATGACAAAGCTGCAAAGCCAAGCGAGACTAGTCCCATCACCATATGTGGTGAGCGGCATTATTCTCAGTGGACGGGCACATGGGATGGCGAAGCACGCAGGATTCCCGGAGCCGGTGCCCTTTTCCCTGAGGGATACGAACCACGAATCAATGAACCATATCCATGGGTTTGTCCAATTCGGGATTGTCAAACTGTGTTTCCGGAGGCCTGGGCCCTTGGGGGGCATTTCAGC GCAAGTCACCGGGCTCTTTTACTCAACGATAACCGCGATGGCACCATGTCCATTCTCGGGAAGCGAAAACTCCCTGATCCTATGACAGGGAGAATGCCCGCACTGGTGATCTCTCGCCAACCACTCGATCCAGCAACTGCCCCCCCAAAAgcacctcctcgacagccgGGAAGGAGAATGAAGACGGAGAAAAGAGTTCCCCTGTCCGATGTGACCCCCAAAAGGCCCAAAGAGACACCGGTGCCAGTCCCTAACCCCTACAACACGCCTGGACGACGGTCAAACAGTTTTCTTGTCGTCGACCTGCCTGCCCGTAGCAACACGTCGTCCAGACATTTTCATGTCCCTGATCAACACGCAAAAATACCTTTGCATGACAAGAGCACACCCACCGCGAGCAGTGGCCTCCACTCTTCAAAAGAAACTAGGCCTACTGAAGCACCGAATACCAGGCCAAGTAAAGGTGGCTTTTCAGGAGCTAGCGGCAGCGACGAAGCCATCTTCGCTTTGCCCACCCGTAAATCCTTGAAAGGAAAAAGTGGCGTTCCGGTATCATCACGAGCAGCAAGGGCTCAAGTGTCACAAGAATGCCTGACAAAGGCTGGTGTTGGCGGCACTGCCCAAGGCCTAAGGGAGAGCATCACATCCACCAGAAAATCCGGACGGTTGTCCAAGTCTATGTCATTGACACGCCCAACTCAGCAAGCTTCAGAACGTCCTGCCCAAGCTGTCTCGGGGTCCAAGCATTCGGCAGCGAAGCGGTCACCATCAACAGCCTCGAAGACCTCCAAGTCAACTCCAGCCTCTGTTGGGGCAAGGCCGCAACGATCAGGAATGGGTGCACTGCCATTGTCAtctgcctcttcttctgcctcttccccatcgcGGGGAGTTGTACCACCTTACACAATGTCAGACTGGGAGATTGCCCCCGGCCGTATCCGGGTAGGGACGGGAGACAAATCCGAGA ATGTGGCCGTCTCCTCGACCTATCTCGCCCACTCTTCGATGTCTGCTCTTCCTCTGACCCCAACTATTTCCTTTCAGCTGCTCACCATCCAGCCGGGAAGCAGTGTCCACTGGCGGCCCTCTACGGCCCCAGGCAGTGTCCAAGAGGAAGAGCCCAGGACGAGGGTTTGTTCGGTTGCCCAGGGTATCGTCAAAGTGAAGCTCTGTGGTCAGGAATTTTCATTGGGCCCGAATGGCATGTTCAAAGTGCCAGCGGGGGAAAACTGCGAGCTGGGCAGCGTGTGTTACGGGGGGGCGGTGGTTCATATCACTTGTGTAAATGAAGGGGAAGAGTACTAG
- the MRPL2 gene encoding 54S ribosomal protein L2 mitochondrial (BUSCO:EOG09264ZDZ; COG:J; EggNog:ENOG503NYA4) codes for MSFVQLQRPLQRGAAASLRGTTTTTTVAGLEERFTRLRITLQQTNAALQGTRYASVKSQGAYRIPNKKTIAKKMGAKKTGDQYVIPGNIIYKQRGTIWHPGENTILGRDHTIHAAVAGYVKYYRDPARHPTRQYIGVTFNREDKLPYPPGAPRRRKLGLVAVPRKTEEAPATPDALSPSGIPLAVTRLPQIEMPEETAPEPVEAAVREPEKTPLKDGNSIISALIKDKLHKRRLQQAAAEKEKERLKKEAEIRMNTRVLRLQDDYSYRESNWEIGRLVGDVGTIPGSEKMDSRRAKFRLRRRKRMCSFNAIKKRKAAKAQLREEYKARVRANREKRIAERRAFAAKVKAGAAAKGGDASGKVEA; via the exons ATGAGCTTCGTACAGCTGCAGCGGCCCCTTCAGAGGGGGGCTGCTGCCTCTTTGCgtggcaccaccaccacgactaCTGTCGCCGGTCTCGAAGAGCGATTCACAAGGCTAAGGATCACGCTGCAACAGACCAATGCCGCCCTCCAGGGAACACGTTATGCCTCGGTCAAGTCGCAGGGTGCCTACAGGATCCCTAATAAAAAGACAATAGCCAAGAAGATGGGCGCCAAAAAGACTGGTG ATCAATATGTCATTCCCGGCAACATCATCTACAAGCAGCGTGGTACAATATGGCACCCAGGCGAGAACACAATCCTCGGAAGAGACCACACCATCCACGCCGCTGTTGCTGGCTACGTCAAGTACTACCGCGATCCCGCCCGTCACCCAACACGCCAGTACATTGGCGTCACCTTCAACCGTGAAGACAAGCTCCCCTATCCCCCGGGCGCCCCCCGCCGGAGGAAACTCGGGTTGGTGGCTGTCCCCCGCAAGACCGAAGAGGCCCCAGCCACCCCCGATGCTCTCTCGCCCAGCGGCATTCCCCTAGCAGTTACTCGTCTTCCGCAAATAGAGATGCCAGAGGAGACAGCTCCAGAACCGGTCGAGGCCGCCGTCAGAGAGCCCGAAAAGACACCCCTCAAGGACGGCAACTCGATCATCTCCGCCCTCATCAAAGACAAGCTTCACAAGAGACGGTTGCAAcaagccgccgccgagaaggaaaaggagcgCCTGAAGAAAGAGGCCGAGATCCGCATGAACACGCGTGTGTTGAGACTGCAGGACGACTACAGCTATCGCGAGAGCAACTGGGAGATTGGTCGCCTGGTGGGTGACGTGGGAACCATCCCAGGATCGGAAAAGATGGATTCCCGAAGGGCCAAGTTCCGCCTGCGTCGCAGAAAGAGAATGTGCAGCTtcaacgccatcaagaagcgcaaggctgccaaggctCAGCTCAGGGAGGAATACAAGGCTCGTGTGCGGGCAAACCGTGAGAAGAGGATTGCCGAGAGACGCGCGTTTgccgccaaggtcaaggctggtgctgctgcgaaGGGAGGAGACGCTTCCGGAAAGGTTGAGGCGTGA
- the LCL2 gene encoding Long chronological lifespan protein 2 (EggNog:ENOG503P575; COG:O), which produces MRSLSLILLALATMLTPISAQFGFFDQMFGGGGGGEQEQHHGHGHGGHQRQQQNAPSDGAGYRAQYARLHCDNYLCPDTLACVHFPHHCPCPWPAHEEKVELAEGQRICVSHGGFKAGEAARKVELARKGLL; this is translated from the exons ATGCGCTCCCTTAGTTTGATTCTGCTCGCCCTGGCGACCATGCTCACTCCCATTTCGGCGCAgtttggcttctttgacCAAATgtttggcggcggtggtggcggcgaacAGGAGCAACATCACGGTCACGGTCATGGCGGGCACCAGCGACAACAGCAGAATGCGCCGAGCGATGGGGCAGGATATCGCGCCCAGTATGCCCGTCTTCATTGCGACAACTACCTCTGTCCCGATACGCTTG CCTGTGTACACTTCCCCCACCACTGCCCTTGCCCCTGGCCTGCGCACGAAGAAAAGGTTGAACTGGCTGAGGGTCAAAGGATATGTGTGTCCCACGGAGGCTTCAAGGCCGGagaggcggcgaggaaggtcGAGTTAGCCCGCAAGGGGCTGCTCTGA
- a CDS encoding uncharacterized protein (EggNog:ENOG503P2I5; COG:S): MSNGHPPCRCLPLATGTHQSKTDNPPYSIIYNDELFISNSATRTHIQADQDLTRTANKRRAMSTSPTSHTPPSHNAPRPKGILKNSYRGSPPISPVDQPTPSFPHSHTPDHPLTPKEAKELTIVNTQYNAGHRRSSSAAGIRPGVFRARTPSSAHGGDSEEQSQRLKWDEANLYLTEQERTATMKINEPKTPYAKHYDPSEDPSDDDDVEMPEPLDPGRIDLDRVDGVPPTHHGSKRKTSTGGTPGSTEDDIPGLSLGEPEEEVPEHEFGDLASKRPRAVHVDSNGSMHDTDGEEYLVGMSAEEREKHRKFEELRKKHYEMKNVASLLGHPEDLEDADEGEDDEDDDETKKVPPVPAVPPAGTQGGL, translated from the exons ATGAGCAACGGCCACCCCCCATGCCGCTGCCTGCCACTGGCCACTGGCACTCACCAGTCAAAGACAGACAACCCGCCCTATTCCATCATCTACAACGACGAGCTGTTTATTTCCAACTCAGCAACCCGCACGCACATTCAAGCCGACCAAGACCTCACAAGGACAGCAAACAAGCGCCGAGCCATGTCGACAAGCCCGACATCCCATACCCCGCCTAGTCACAATGCTCCGCGACCGAAAG GCATCTTGAAGAACTCGTACCGCGgctcccctcccatctcgCCTGTCGACCAGCCGACTCCCAGCTTCCCACACAGCCACACTCCTGACCatcccctcacccccaagGAGGCCAAAGAGCTCACCATTGTCAACACGCAATACAATGCCGGGCACCGCCGCTCCTCGTCTGCGGCCGGCATTCGTCCGGGCGTCTTTCGTGCCCGCACACCATCATCGGCCCATGGGGGCGACTCGGAAGAGCAGAGCCAGCGTCTCAAATGGGACGAGGCCAACCTCTACCTCACCGAGCAAGAGCGCACTGCCACCATGAAAATCAACGAGCCCAAGACCCCTTACGCCAAGCATTATGACCCATCCGAAGACCcttccgacgacgacgacgtcgaGATGCCGGAGCCGCTGGACCCAGGCAGGATTGATCTGGACCGTGTCGACGGCGTACCCCCTACCCATCACGGCTCCAAGCGCAAGACAAGCACCGGTGGGACTCCAGGATCGACAGAGGATGACATTCCCGGCCTGTCGCTGGGTgagcccgaggaggaggtgcccgAGCACGAGTTTGGTGATTTGGCCAGCAAGAGACCGAGGGCGGTGCACGTGGACAGCAACGGGAGCATGCATGACACGGATGGGGAAGAGTATTTGGTGGGTATGAGCGccgaggagagggaaaagcaTCGCAAATTCGAAGAGCTCAGGAAGAAGCATTACGAGATGAAGAATGTGGCCTCGTTGCTGGGGCATCCTGAGGACCTGGAGGATGCTgacgaaggagaagacgacgaggatgacgatgagacCAAGAAGGTGCCACCGGTTCCTGCGGTGCCTCCTGCAGGAACCCAGGGAGGTTTATAA
- a CDS encoding uncharacterized protein (EggNog:ENOG503NUVA; COG:P), translating into MPNTMASSMASDDKPTPSQAAAGDEKGAGHFTAADRVIHGARMATEKEQNMTLLQGIKLYPKAIAWSLLISTCIVMEGYDICLVNNFYAFPQFNQKYGEQLPNSEKWEVPAPWQAGLSNGAMVGELIGLLINGWVSERFGYRWTVIASLMVLNGWIALFFTAQNVQTLLAAEILCGVPWGIFQTLTITYASEVCPVAMRGYLTTYVNFCWGLGQLIGIGVIMSMLDRRDEWAYRIPYALQWMWPLPLAVGIFFAPESPWWLVRQGKLDEARKSLLRLTSLNREVDFDADETVDMMVHTTALEEKTTAGASYWDCFKGHDLRRTEIVCMVWAIQNLSGNSFSNYSTYFLKQAGLGERQAYGFALGQYGINMVGVFSAWFLMSRGIGRRSLYLYGLCGLFVMLMALGFLGLVPEEQRKQGAIATGSIMLGWALTYQSTVGTVCYSLVSEISTRRLQIKTVALGRVLYIIVGIITGVLTPYMLNPGAWDWANYAGFFWGGSCFLCIIYTYFRVPEPTGRSFAELDLLFQKGVSARKFSSTKVDVFEDEINDGLVDRLQAQRGPDDARVTGGKAA; encoded by the exons ATGCCCAACACCATGGCGTCCAGTATGGCTTCGGATGACAAGCCCACGCCTTCTCAGGCCGCGGCTGGCGATGAGAAGGGTGCTGGCCATTTCACGGCGGCCGACCGCGTGATCCACGGTGCCAGGATGGCCACGGAAAAGGAACAAAACATGACGTTGCTGCAGGGAATCAAGCTGTATCCCAAGGCCATCGCCTGGAGCCTGCTCATCTCGACATGCATTGTCATGGAGGGATATGACATTTGCCTTGTTAACAACTTCT ACGCTTTTCCTCAATTCAACCAAAAGTACGGGGAACAGCTGCCCAACAGCGAGAAGTGGGAGGTGCCGGCCCCGTGGCAGGCCGGTCTCAGTAATGGCGCCATGGTTGGTGAACTGATCGGACTGCTCATCAATGGCTGGGTGTCTGAGCGGTTTGGTTACCGGTGGACCGTCATCGCATCCTTGATGGTTTTGAACGGGTGGATTGCTCTCTTTTTCACGGCGCAGAATGTTCAGACTCTCCTGGCTGCCGAGATTCTGTGCGGTGTG CCCTGGGGCATCTTCCAGACTCTTACCATCACTTACGCCTCCGAAGTGTGCCCGGTCGCTATGAGGGGCTATCTGACAACCTACGTCAACTTTTGCTGGGGACTGGGCCAGCTCATCGGCATCGGAGTTATCATGTCCATGCTGGACAGGCGGGACGAATGGGCCTACAGGATTCCCTACGCGCTGCAGTGGATGTGGCCGTTACCCCTCGCCGTGGGCATCTTCTTTGCCCCCGAAAGTCCCTGGTGGCTCGTTCGACAAGGCAAGTTGGACGAGGCCAGAAAGTCCCTGCTGCGTCTGACCAGTCTGAATCGGGAGGTGGACTTTGACGCCGACGAGACAGTCGACATGATGGTGCACACGACGGCTTTGGAAGAGAAGACGACGGCCGGCGCCAGCTACTGGGACTGTTTCAAGGGACATGACCTGAGACGGACAGAGATTGTCTGCATGGTGTGGGCCATCCAGAACCTGAGCGgcaactccttctccaactacTCGACCTACTTTCTGAAGCAAGCCGGACTGGGCGAGAGACAAGCCTACGGGTTTGCGCTCGGTCAGTATGGAATCAACATGGTGGGTGTGTTCAGCGCTTGGTTTCTGATGAGCCGTGGCATCGGTCGGCGGTCGCTTTACCTGTACGGGCTGTGCGGCTTGTTCGTCATGCTCATGGCTCTTGGCTTCCTCGGACTGGTGCCCGAAGAGCAGCGGAAGCAGGGCGCCATTGCGACGGGCAGCATCATGCTCGGATGGGCTCTCACGTATCAAAGCACGGTTGGAACTGTGTGCTACTCGCTAGTCAGCGAGATCTCGACCAGACGGCTGCAGATAAAAACTGTTGCCCTTGGCCGTGTTCTCTA CATTATCGTGGGTATCATCACTGGGGTGCTCACCCCATACATGCTGAACCCAGGGGCCTGGGACTGGGCCAACTATGCCGGTTTTTTCTGGGGTGGATCGTGTTTTCTATGCATCATCTACACATACTTCCGGGTACCAGAGCCAACCGGACGCTCCTTTGCCGAGCTGGACCTTCTCTTCCAGAAGGGAGTCAGCGCCCGCAAGTTTTCCTCCACCAAGGTGGACGTCTTTGAGGACGAAATCAACGACGGGCTTGTGGATAGACTCCAAGCCCAGAGGGGGCCAGATGATGCCAGAGTAACTGGGGGGAAGGCGGCATAG